The proteins below are encoded in one region of Rhododendron vialii isolate Sample 1 chromosome 7a, ASM3025357v1:
- the LOC131334663 gene encoding F-box protein At1g55000: MLWQQRRENDHIIQPLPAPASLHLETPPPKHGSDVAVLSPMDYDFEALACKDVLRTIFEALPLADLARAACVCRLWFLLASDRELQTRAFRSPWKLKEVVGNPSSAAFWRENGLGRFAISHLLVRGDSVASLAVKYSVQVMDIKRLNNMMSDHGIYSRERLLIPVSNPDLLIGGTCYIELDAYAKREVAVIYLEGGPDPKVNCPNRASSDQGKRRIIDSLKRSMQVDDGTAQYYLSISDGDPRAALMEFSEDLRWERQAGLA, encoded by the exons ATGTTGTGGCAACAAAGACGAGAAAACGACCACATCATCCAACCGCTCCCCGCCCCCGCCTCCCTGCATCTCGAAACACCCCCACCCAAACACGGCAGCGACGTCGCCGTCCTATCTCCGATGGATTACGATTTCGAAGCCCTAGCATGCAAGGACGTCCTCCGGACCATATTCGAGGCCCTCCCTCTGGCCGACCTAGCCCGGGCCGCCTGCGTGTGCCGGCTGTGGTTCTTGTTGGCTTCCGATCGCGAGCTGCAGACGAGGGCCTTCAGATCGCCGTGGAAGCTGAAGGAGGTGGTCGGAAACCCCAGCTCCGCTGCATTCTGGAGAGAAAATGGTCTCGGCCGGTTCGCGATTTCGCACCTGTTGGTTCGCGGGGACTCTGTGGCCAGCCTCGCCGTCAAATACTCCGTTCAG GTTATGGATATAAAACGCTTGAACAATATGATGAGCGATCACGGCATATACTCAAGGGAAAGGTTGCTAATCCCTGTGAGCAACCCAGACCTTCTGATTGGGGGCACCTGCTACATTGAGCTGGATGCCTATGCTAAGAGGGAAGTGGCGGTTATCTATCTCGAGGGTGGCCCTGACCCGAAGGTCAACTGTCCCAACAGGGCATCCTCTGATCAAGGCAAGAGAAGGATCATTGACTCGCTGAAGAGGAGCATGCAGGTTGATGATGGAACTGCTCAATATTACTTATCAATTTCAGACGGCGACCCCCGTGCTGCACTTATGGAATTCTCGGAGGATCTGAGGTGGGAGAGGCAGGCTGGATTGGCCTAG